One stretch of Nicotiana tabacum cultivar K326 chromosome 18, ASM71507v2, whole genome shotgun sequence DNA includes these proteins:
- the LOC107779356 gene encoding heavy metal-associated isoprenylated plant protein 3: MNCSCEGCSERVLKCAHDLHDLNSSIKMEENETAYKATLVGKFDPVKLLQKIEKKLKKKVTLISPKPDKEENKIDRKHKCKEPSVTTAVFKLPLNCDACNEQIYKIITRTGGCRNMKMDWEKNLVTVTGTIDVKSLGESLRYHLRKDVEILTLKDSRSGVYLPQFEYMYRCSTMCRSVTAGDLYHAAEGSVMRIQMLAQFCE; this comes from the exons ATGAATTGTTCCTGTGAAGGTTGCTCCGAAAGAGTTCTCAAATGCGCTCACGATTTGCATG ACCTGAATTCATCCATAAAGATGGAGGAAAATGAAACGGCATATAAGGCGACGCTGGTCGGAAAATTTGATCCGGTGAAACTCCTGCAGAAAATCGAGAAAAAACTGAAGAAGAAAGTGACGCTTATTTCACCTAAGCCGGATAAAGAGGAAAATAAGATTGACCGGAAGCATAAATGCAAGGAG CCTTCAGTGACAACTGCAGTATTTAAACTCCCTCTGAACTGCGACGCATGCAATGAGCAGATTTACAAAATTATCACTCGAACCGGAG GATGCAGGAACATGAAAATGGATTGGGAAAAGAATTTGGTGACTGTAACGGGAACGATAGATGTGAAATCCTTAGGGGAATCACTGAGATACCACCTGAGGAAAGATGTTGAAATTTTGACGTTGAAGGACAGCAGAAGTGGTGTCTACCTGCCGCAGTTTGAATATATGTACCGGTGCTCAACTATGTGCAGGTCGGTGACAGCTGGAGATTTGTATCACGCTGCGGAGGGTTCAGTGATGAGAATCCAAATGCTTGCACAATTCTGTGAATAA
- the LOC142172682 gene encoding uncharacterized protein LOC142172682 translates to MRLHSPNMIFLSETKNRDRTAQRVQRQLDMAHAITVEPMGLSGGLALFRNDNIQGIIQERLDRVLVSPNWKTKFEEANVTHLDTEASDHSLLTFSSHAEQIKNKRRFYFDKRWIDCEEVQNIVPEAWVLKKELSQAYKKEEIFWKQKSRALWLLDGDKNTSYFHMATLQRRRRNIIRGFQTSEGRWVSDQTEIVQEVEAYYDTLFSTSNPTNFESVLNHVNVTISDSINQKLIKDISEEEVKNVVFAMHPLKAPGVDG, encoded by the exons ATGCGTCTCCACTCCCCAAATATGATTTTCTTAAGTGAAACAAAAAATAGAGATAGAACAGCGCAAAGAGTTCAGAGACAACTGGATATGGCACATGCTATTACTGTGGAACCAATGGGTTTATCCGGTGGACTAGCCTTATTCAGGAATGATAACATCCAG GGTATTATTCAGGAAAGATTAGATAGGGTCTTAGTCTCCCCTAATTGGAAAACAAAGTTTGAAGAGGCTAATGTAACTCACCTTGATACTGAGGCTTCTGATCATTCCTTGCTAACTTTCTCTTCACATGCTGAACAAATTAAGAATAAAAGACGTTTTTACTTTGATAAAAGGTGGATTGATTGTGAAGAGGTTCAGAATATTGTACCTGAAGCTTG GGTGTTAAAAAAGGAATTAAGCCAAGCttacaaaaaagaagaaattttctGGAAACAAAAGTCTAGAGCCTTATGGTTGCTGGATGGCGATAAAAATACGTCCTATTTTCACATGGCAACcttacaaagaagaagaagaaatataaTTAGGGGTTTTCAAACATCTGAAGGGAGGTGGGTGAGTGATCAAACTGAAATAGTTCAAGAAGTTGAGGCATATTATGATACACTATTCTCTACATCTAACCCGACAAATTTCGAAAGTGTTCTAAATCATGTCAATGTAACGATTAGTGACTCTAtaaatcaaaaactcataaaagATATTAGCGAAGAGGAAGTAAAGAATGTGGTATTCGCTATGCATCCTCTTAAAGCGCCAGGTGTGGATGGATGA